A genomic region of Garciella nitratireducens DSM 15102 contains the following coding sequences:
- the rpsQ gene encoding 30S ribosomal protein S17, whose protein sequence is MLERANRKVREGKVVSDKMDKTIVVEVETFVRHPLYGKSVKKATKFKAHDENNQCKIGDRVRIMETRPLSKDKRWRLVEIIEKAK, encoded by the coding sequence ATTTTGGAAAGAGCAAACAGGAAAGTACGAGAGGGCAAAGTAGTAAGTGACAAAATGGATAAAACCATTGTAGTAGAAGTTGAAACCTTTGTCAGACATCCTTTATATGGAAAATCTGTAAAAAAGGCTACAAAATTTAAAGCCCATGATGAGAATAACCAATGTAAAATTGGTGATAGAGTAAGAATTATGGAAACAAGGCCATTAAGTAAAGATAAGCGATGGAGACTTGTAGAAATTATAGAAAAGGCTAAGTAA
- the rpmC gene encoding 50S ribosomal protein L29 produces MKAKEIRELSSQELEKKLDELKEELFNLRFQLATGQLENPMRIKEVKKTYARIKTILREREIKAIED; encoded by the coding sequence ATGAAGGCTAAAGAAATTAGAGAATTATCATCACAGGAATTAGAAAAAAAATTAGATGAATTAAAAGAGGAATTATTTAATTTGAGATTTCAACTTGCAACAGGTCAATTGGAAAATCCTATGAGAATTAAGGAAGTAAAAAAGACCTATGCACGAATAAAAACAATTCTTAGAGAAAGGGAAATTAAAGCAATTGAAGATTAA
- the rplP gene encoding 50S ribosomal protein L16, translated as MLMPKKVKRRRVHRGRMKGQATRGNTITYGEYGIQALEPAWITSNQIEAARVAMTRYLKRGGKVWIKIFPDKPVTEKPAETRMGSGKGSPEYWVAVVKPGRILFEIAGVSEELAREAMRLAQHKLPIKTKFVSRRDFEEVGGESNEG; from the coding sequence ATGTTAATGCCTAAAAAGGTAAAGCGTCGAAGAGTTCATAGAGGTCGTATGAAAGGGCAAGCTACTCGAGGAAATACAATCACATATGGTGAATATGGAATTCAGGCATTAGAACCTGCTTGGATTACTTCTAATCAAATTGAAGCAGCCCGTGTTGCTATGACTAGATATCTTAAAAGAGGAGGAAAGGTTTGGATTAAAATCTTTCCAGATAAACCAGTAACAGAAAAACCTGCAGAAACTCGTATGGGTTCTGGTAAGGGATCTCCAGAATATTGGGTAGCTGTAGTAAAGCCAGGAAGAATTTTATTTGAAATTGCAGGTGTATCGGAAGAATTAGCTCGTGAGGCTATGAGACTTGCACAACATAAGCTTCCCATTAAGACTAAATTTGTATCACGCCGCGATTTTGAGGAAGTAGGTGGTGAATCCAATGAAGGCTAA
- the rpsC gene encoding 30S ribosomal protein S3 — MGQKVNPHGLRVGVIKDWNARWYAKDKDFADLLIEDQKIRKYIKKSKYDAGISQVEIERAANRIKIHIHTAKPGMVIGKGGSGIEAMRKDLEKITDKNILINIIEVKNTDIDAQLVAENIASQLERRISFRRAMKQAIQRAMKNGALGIKTAVSGRLNGAEMARTERYQEGNVPLQTLRADIDYGFAEANTTYGKIGVKVWINKGEVLPTKKETENSEKN; from the coding sequence GTGGGCCAAAAAGTAAATCCACATGGTTTGAGAGTTGGAGTAATAAAAGATTGGAATGCAAGATGGTATGCCAAAGATAAAGATTTTGCAGATTTGTTAATAGAAGATCAGAAAATTCGGAAATATATTAAAAAATCTAAATATGATGCTGGGATCTCTCAAGTAGAAATTGAAAGAGCAGCAAATAGAATAAAAATACACATTCATACTGCTAAGCCCGGAATGGTAATTGGAAAAGGTGGTTCTGGGATAGAGGCTATGAGAAAAGATCTGGAGAAAATCACAGATAAAAATATTCTAATTAATATCATAGAAGTAAAGAATACCGATATAGATGCTCAATTAGTAGCAGAAAATATAGCATCTCAATTAGAAAGAAGAATATCTTTTAGAAGAGCAATGAAACAAGCAATTCAGAGAGCTATGAAAAATGGAGCACTAGGAATCAAAACAGCTGTATCTGGCCGTTTAAATGGTGCAGAAATGGCAAGAACTGAAAGATATCAAGAAGGCAATGTACCATTGCAAACATTAAGAGCTGATATTGATTATGGATTTGCAGAAGCAAATACTACCTATGGGAAAATAGGGGTTAAAGTATGGATCAATAAAGGTGAAGTTCTTCCAACAAAAAAAGAAACTGAAAATAGTGAGAAGAACTAG
- the rplV gene encoding 50S ribosomal protein L22, which yields MEARATAKYVRISPRKVKIVIDLIRGKSLGEALNILNFTPKAASKPVEKLLKSAAANAENNYDMDVEKLYVAEIQANQGPTLKRYRARAQGRGTQILKRTSHITVVLKERE from the coding sequence ATGGAAGCAAGAGCTACCGCAAAGTATGTTAGGATTTCACCTAGAAAGGTGAAAATTGTAATAGATTTAATACGGGGTAAAAGCCTTGGAGAAGCATTAAATATTTTGAATTTTACGCCAAAAGCTGCATCTAAGCCAGTAGAAAAATTACTTAAATCTGCGGCTGCAAATGCAGAGAATAATTATGACATGGACGTTGAAAAATTGTATGTAGCAGAAATTCAAGCAAATCAAGGACCTACATTAAAAAGATATAGAGCTAGAGCGCAAGGAAGAGGGACTCAAATATTAAAGCGAACAAGTCACATTACAGTGGTATTGAAAGAAAGAGAGTAA